AGCAAGCTgagtcgatcgacgacctCTTGAAAAGCTCGACGCGCTTCGTCGTGCGTTGCGTGGAGCAGACTCGCGTTGTTCACCTAAAGGCGAATAGCGGTACTGGTTgcatcgatgacgacgacgatgatcgTACCTGAAGAAGTCTCTGGCCCACGTGGAGTTGTCCGTTTTCCGCCGCTGCGCCTCCAGGAACTATCTGAACATAGACGTTGCGTTTCTTTCATCTCTGCGTCTTCGTGCGTGGATTGCCTACTTGGGATATGAAGATTCCTTCGTCGTTTGGATCCATTGGATTTCCTGCGTATCCGTTGACGCCGCCGCGGATGCTCAGGCCGAATCCCTGACCTGGATTGGCCACAAGGTTGACTTCCTGCGTTTCAAAAGCAGACGTCGTGTCTCATCATCATTGTCACTATCTTCCTACTTTCAAGCCGCGTGGCGGCGTTTCGTGTCGAACAGTCAACGTCAGCGTTTCATTGACCTGGCTGAGATAGTGAACGGCTTCCTGATGAGTAGCCGATTGAATATCATTGCCATTCAcctgaaagagaagaaaccCCAGGTTTGGCTCTCTCTCCCTGCGACGCGTTTTCATACAGCCAAAAGGCGATCGCCGACACGCAAACTCGACTCCCAAGCGACGCCACCGGGAACAATCTAACATCTTGAACGTTAATAATACTTTCCCTCCGATCGGCAACACTCGCCTTTAGTATGAAGATACCCGGCTTGGTACCCCATCGAAAGACGTGACTCGGCCGATCGACGCCACCCATAATGCGCAAACCGAGCGCTCGGCCGTCCTTTTTCAGGAAAATCTCATCGATGGCTTGAGTCGGTCGTCGAGCATTCCACGTGTAGCTGCTGACCTTGGACAGACGACGACCTCCCGTTTCGCCCATCAGCTCGAGAGCTTCAATGAGACTATCAAGACAGTCTTCGTCCTCGTTGATCAGGTTCTCCTCTTCGGAGATTCTCATCAAATAGTCGTAGTCGAGCATGGTGAATCGAACGTGCTGCAGAACGGTCCACAGATGCTCGCCTCGCGACGCCGGATCGTGATGAAACCAGACCATGACCGGATCGTAGACTTCACGTTCGTTGGTCACCGACAGCTCGTCGCTTGTCAGAATCTCCACAATGTCATCACAATCGAGAACGAGGAAAT
This sequence is a window from Oscarella lobularis chromosome 7, ooOscLobu1.1, whole genome shotgun sequence. Protein-coding genes within it:
- the LOC136189169 gene encoding uncharacterized protein; translated protein: MDDDYHDADHPKRSFTQMDKLRRAGRLCDVSFAVESRRFEAHKIVLVSCSAYFAKIFLDHDRQYAMPIRFEDVEADAFDELLKFAYTSRVRITESNVHSLFHAADLLQFDGVKDACFRFLKSRLGPDNCIRMWSFARSHGCRDLIQAAFSTIENHFVEASRSEDFLVLDCDDIVEILTSDELSVTNEREVYDPVMVWFHHDPASRGEHLWTVLQHVRFTMLDYDYLMRISEEENLINEDEDCLDSLIEALELMGETGGRRLSKVSSYTWNARRPTQAIDEIFLKKDGRALGLRIMGGVDRPSHVFRWGTKPGIFILKIVPGGVAWESSLRVGDRLLAVNGNDIQSATHQEAVHYLSQVNETLTLTVRHETPPRGLKEVNLVANPGQGFGLSIRGGVNGYAGNPMDPNDEGIFISQIVPGGAAAENGQLHVGQRLLQVNNASLLHATHDEARRAFQEVVDRLSLLVCHGYTPPSSTASASQQPSASVRLGTRLSSALQYEVPKSKPP